The segment CGCGCCCTCGGCGATGAGTCGGATTCCGCCCATCTCCATCGCCCGGACATCCTGGGCATCAACCTCGTTCTGCGTGGCACACGGCAGGGCGATGTCGGCGTCGATACCCCACACCTTGCCGCCCGCGTGGTAAATCGCATTCGGGCGGGCCTCCGCATACTCCGAGACGCGCCCGCGGCGCACCTCCTTGATCTCCTTCAGCAGCGGCACATCGATCCCATCCGGGTCAAACACCGCGCCGGAGGAATCCGAGATCGACACCGCCTTCGCGCCCACCGCCTGCAGCCTTTCGATCGCATAGATGGCCACGTTTCCAGATCCGGACACGATCGCCGTCTTGCCCTCCAGGTTCTCGCCGACCTCGCCCAGCATCTCGTCGACGAACATCACGAGGCCGTAGCCTGTGGCCTCCGTGCGGCCGCGCGAGCCGCCCCAGCCAATGCCCTTGCCTGTCAGCACGCCCGCCTCATTACGACGAGCGAGGCGCTTGTACTGGCCGAACATGTAGCCGATCTCGCGCGCACCCACACCGATATCGCCCGCCGGAACGTCGATATCCGCACCGATGTGCGAGGACAGTTCATTCATGAACGCCTGGCAAAAGCGCATGACCTCGTTGTCGGACTTGCCGTGCGGGTCAAAATCCGACCCGCCCTTACCGCCGCCGATCCCCTGGCCCGTCAGCGCATTCTTAAAAATCTGCTCGAAGCCGAGGAACTTAATAATCGACAGCGTCACCGACGGGTGGAAACGCAACCCACCCTTGTACGGGCCCAGCGTCGAGTTGAACTGGATGCGGTAACCGCGGTTGACGCGCACCTTGTTGTTATCGTCCTGCCAGGCCACGCGGAACATGATCTGACGCTCAGGCTCGATAATGCGCTCGAGGATCGCCGCCTCCTGGTAGTCCTTCCGCTCCAGCAGGAGAGGCTCGAGGCTCTCGATCACTTCACGAACTGCCTGCTGAAACTCAGGCTGAGTGGGATTACGCTTCAGTGCCTCTTCATAGACACGCTCTAGCTGTACATCCATTCCAACTCCTCACATTGATCAGCGGGATCCTTCAGACCCCGGACGTTTGCCAGAATAATTGACCTCAAAAGGATGGCATAGAGATTCTCATAAATTGGCCAGTGTTTTCGACCTCAGTTTTACCCTATGACAGCCAGCCAAGAGAAGCCGCCCTCCCCAGGGCTTACCTTGCTGCA is part of the Trueperella abortisuis genome and harbors:
- the gdhA gene encoding NADP-specific glutamate dehydrogenase encodes the protein MDVQLERVYEEALKRNPTQPEFQQAVREVIESLEPLLLERKDYQEAAILERIIEPERQIMFRVAWQDDNNKVRVNRGYRIQFNSTLGPYKGGLRFHPSVTLSIIKFLGFEQIFKNALTGQGIGGGKGGSDFDPHGKSDNEVMRFCQAFMNELSSHIGADIDVPAGDIGVGAREIGYMFGQYKRLARRNEAGVLTGKGIGWGGSRGRTEATGYGLVMFVDEMLGEVGENLEGKTAIVSGSGNVAIYAIERLQAVGAKAVSISDSSGAVFDPDGIDVPLLKEIKEVRRGRVSEYAEARPNAIYHAGGKVWGIDADIALPCATQNEVDAQDVRAMEMGGIRLIAEGANMPLTPGAIEVAQEAGIIYAPGKAANAGGVATSALEMQQNAELQSWSFDDVMARLAAIMHDIHHTSLETAAELGKPGNYMVGANAAGFMKVADAMLEQGVI